The Danio aesculapii chromosome 8, fDanAes4.1, whole genome shotgun sequence genome window below encodes:
- the apex2 gene encoding DNA-(apurinic or apyrimidinic site) lyase 2 — protein MKILTWNINGIRTFKNGIKKILDSFDADIICVQETKVTRDLLDEKTAIVDGYNSYFSFSRGRSGYSGVATYCKDTATPFLAEEGLTGLLSNQGEVIGCYGDQVELTSEELLALDNEGRTVITQHHFIGKDGPQKLTVINVYCPRADPDKPERKEFKLQFYRLLQCRAEAILSSGSHVIILGDVNTSHRPIDHCDPDDVDNFEDNPGRKWLDQFLFKTAENTENGNTADEPAEVFQESASGGKFVDSFRYFHPKRSNAFTCWSTLTGARQTNYGTRIDYIFSNHSLVETVFIDVDIMPEVEGSDHCPVWAQLSCTLQSSPRYPPMCTRHMPEFIGRQQKLSRFLVKIPEKQSISNGSEESLPGSQDAREIRENLNPVVQKQNVGKKRPTDREDTNALKSKKSRTTKTESNTKGSLLAFFKPKQTQLIPTKETWSQKQAESCQDGPGTGSDSRICPSDLQNDVNVSKLIEMETENQDEVEGESTSMDKPNDCKKGPCTGFWKAVLHGPPQPPLCKSHNEPCVLRTVKKAGPNLGRQFFVCARPQGHASNPQARCNFFAWVEKGK, from the exons ATGAAGATCCTAACATGGAACATAAATGGGATACGAACGTTTAAAAATGGTATTAAGAAAATCCTGGATTCATTTGACGCGGATATTATCTGCGTCCAAGAAACCAAAGTTACCC GCGACCTGCTGGACGAGAAAACAGCGATTGTCGACGGCTACAATTCCTACTTTAGTTTTAGTCGAGGACGAAGTGGATACTCGG GTGTTGCGACCTACTGTAAAGATACCGCTACTCCATTTCTGGCCGAGGAAGGATTGACAGGTCTACTATCCAATCAGGGAGAGGTTATTGGTTGCTATGGTGACCAGGTAGAGCTGACCAGCGAGGAGCTTCTGGCTTTGGACAATGAAGGAAGGACTGTCATTACCCAGCATCACTTCAT tGGTAAAGATGGACCTCAGAAGCTGACCGTTATCAATGTTTACTGTCCCCGAGCTGACCCTGACAAACCTGAGAGAAAAGAGTTCAAGCTTCAGTTTTACCGACTCCTCCAGTGCAGAGCTGAAGCCATCTTGAGCTCAGGGAG TCATGTGATCATCTTGGGTGACGTGAACACCTCTCACAGACCCATAGACCACTGTGACCCAGATGATGTG GATAACTTTGAAGATAACCCTGGGAGAAAGTGGCTGGATCAATTCTTGTTTAAAACTGCGGAAAACACTGAAAATGGTAATACTGCAGATGAACCTGCAGAAGTCTTCCAGGAATCAGCCTCTGGTGGCAAGTTTGTTGACTCTTTTCGCTATTTCCACCCAAAGCGCTCGAATGCCTTCACATGCTGGTCCACACTCACGGGCGCAAGGCAGACCAACTATGGCACACGCATCGACTATATCTTCTCCAACCACTCTCTGGTGGAGACGGTCTTTATTGATGTGGACATAATGCCTGAGGTGGAGGGATCTGATCACTGTCCTGTTTGGGCACAGCTCAGTTGTACCCTTCAGTCTAGTCCAAGATACCCACCAATGTGCACTCGTCACATGCCAGAGTTCATCGGCAGACAGCAGAAACTTTCACGCTTCCTGGTCAAAATTCCAGAGAAACAGAGCATTTCTAACGGCTCTGAGGAAAGTCTGCCTGGGTCACAGGATGCTAGGGAAATTCGGGAAAACCTGAATCCTGTTGTACAGAAGCAAAATGTAGGAAAGAAGAGACCTACAGACCGAGAAGACACAAATGCACTCAAATCTAAAAAAAGCAGGACAACAAAAACCGAAAGTAATACTAAAGGAAGTCTTTTAGCTTTCTTCAAGCCTAAGCAAACACAGCTGATACCTACAAAAGAGACCTGGAGCCAGAAACAAGCAGAATCCTGTCAGGATGGCCCAGGTACTGGTAGCGACTCCAGAATCTGCCCCAGTGATTTGCAGAATGATGTGAATGTCTCTAAACTCATAGAGATGGAGACTGAAAATCAAGATGAAGTGGAAGGAGAATCTACATCCATGGACAAGCCAAATGACTGTAAGAAAGGGCCATGCACTGGTTTTTGGAAAGCGGTTTTGCATGGGCCACCTCAGCCACCACTTTGTAAATCACACAATGAGCCCTGTGTCTTACGGACAGTGAAAAAAGCGGGACCTAATTTAGGCCGGCAGTTTTTTGTATGTGCTCGTCCTCAAGGTCACGCCTCCAATCCTCAGGCCAGGTGTAATTTTTTTGCATGGGTAGAAAAAGGAAAGTAG